In one Cyclopterus lumpus isolate fCycLum1 chromosome 24, fCycLum1.pri, whole genome shotgun sequence genomic region, the following are encoded:
- the LOC117727582 gene encoding costars family protein ABRACL, with protein MNVDHEVKLLVEEIQRLGSKGADGQTRVKFGVLFNDDRCANIFEALVGTLRAAKKRKVINFEGELLLQGVHDNVDIVLLQE; from the exons aTGAATGTCGATCATGAAGTGAAATTGCTGGTGGAGGAGATTCAGCGACTCGGCAGTAAAG GTGCTGATGGTCAAACCAGAGTGAAGTTTGGGGTCCTGTTTAATGACGACCGGTGTGCCAACATCTTCGAGGCGTTGGTGGGCACCCTGAGGGCAGCCAAGAAGAGAAAGGTGATCAATTTTGAGggcgagctgctgctgcagggcgTCCATGATAATGTTGACATCGTCCTGCTCCAGGAATGA